A single genomic interval of Mycolicibacterium holsaticum DSM 44478 = JCM 12374 harbors:
- a CDS encoding HEPN domain-containing protein, whose protein sequence is MTYSFRNRFRLRDGDRLDADVHTITLADSEDDGLVTLRPVRRNTEEQDTAISEAAELVLRGVGYGDADAAWAAGRKWRQCLTATLAREFMGVDLGPDNRETPTIDVVITHEPSTMLQSIGLQAGDRTIGDGYRLLVYRTDPDPTFLTFTMGPVTLRLSGWLDRFQQRMSEARERDHQIWDTQKTIAYQLVHQALLDSNPETRHIQLVTAIEVLFKEQRRPQPVLDALDKLLSDVAEWSECDAKTSISEILRQDKKESISRTGQEYVSARLRGTYRDMTPAAFFKDVYGIRSRLVHGPSGNKPRPTNDELNNIWVDVLKFALDLLDTCETE, encoded by the coding sequence ATGACGTACTCGTTTCGCAACCGATTCCGGCTCAGGGACGGAGATCGGCTCGACGCCGACGTTCACACAATCACGCTGGCGGATTCAGAGGACGACGGGCTGGTCACCCTGCGTCCCGTTCGACGCAACACAGAGGAGCAAGACACCGCCATTTCCGAGGCAGCCGAACTCGTGTTGAGGGGTGTCGGCTACGGCGATGCCGATGCTGCGTGGGCAGCGGGACGCAAGTGGCGGCAATGTCTAACCGCCACTCTCGCGCGCGAATTCATGGGCGTCGACCTTGGCCCCGACAACCGCGAAACACCAACCATTGACGTCGTGATTACACACGAGCCATCAACGATGTTGCAATCAATTGGCTTGCAGGCTGGAGACAGAACAATCGGGGATGGTTACAGGCTGCTCGTGTACCGAACAGATCCCGATCCAACTTTCCTCACTTTCACGATGGGGCCTGTCACGCTGCGACTTTCGGGCTGGCTAGATAGGTTCCAACAGAGAATGAGCGAGGCGCGGGAGCGCGATCACCAAATATGGGATACGCAGAAGACCATCGCCTACCAGCTTGTGCACCAAGCCCTGCTCGATTCGAATCCAGAGACGCGGCACATACAGCTTGTCACCGCGATTGAGGTGCTCTTCAAAGAGCAGCGTCGTCCGCAACCGGTTCTGGATGCGCTCGACAAGCTGCTCAGCGACGTCGCCGAATGGTCCGAGTGCGACGCAAAGACTTCCATCTCAGAAATACTGCGACAGGACAAGAAAGAATCAATCTCGCGCACTGGACAGGAATACGTGTCCGCAAGGTTGCGCGGTACCTACCGCGACATGACGCCAGCAGCCTTTTTCAAGGACGTCTACGGCATTAGGAGTCGGCTCGTCCACGGCCCGAGCGGCAACAAACCGAGGCCGACCAATGACGAGCTGAACAATATCTGGGTCGACGTCCTCAAATTTGCTCTCGATCTCTTGGATACTTGCGAGACTGAATGA
- a CDS encoding PASTA domain-containing protein produces MPNLIGRNLQDAQDAIQALTNDEIFYSGSTDLTGEGRNQILDANWQVCTSTPPPGAVITKDTTIDFGVVRIDVEDCP; encoded by the coding sequence ATGCCAAACCTGATCGGAAGGAATCTGCAGGACGCCCAGGATGCCATCCAGGCCCTAACCAATGACGAGATTTTCTACTCCGGGTCCACTGACCTGACCGGTGAGGGTCGTAATCAGATTTTGGATGCGAATTGGCAGGTCTGTACGTCTACACCGCCGCCCGGAGCTGTCATAACCAAAGACACCACGATCGACTTTGGGGTGGTTCGGATCGACGTCGAGGACTGTCCGTGA
- a CDS encoding recombinase family protein, whose amino-acid sequence MGHTKEPATIESGGDRIGYIRVSTAAQTLDQQRDALNKAGVDKTFSDTMSGARDDRPGLAELMAYVREGDTVVVWKLDRLGRNTLHVLKTVKELTDRGITLVSVTDGIDSSTAAGRMMIGVLGSLAEYERELTKERTALKRAASRANGTKFGRPRKVDDAEHITTAKRMKADGHTGKDIAKYLGVSRATLYRYLAGASAA is encoded by the coding sequence ATGGGACACACGAAAGAGCCCGCCACCATAGAGTCCGGCGGCGACAGGATCGGCTACATCCGTGTCAGCACGGCGGCGCAGACGCTAGACCAGCAGCGAGACGCGCTCAACAAGGCCGGAGTCGACAAGACGTTCTCGGACACGATGTCCGGAGCGCGCGACGACCGTCCCGGCCTGGCTGAGCTGATGGCTTACGTACGGGAGGGGGACACGGTAGTGGTCTGGAAGCTCGACCGGCTGGGCCGCAACACACTCCACGTCTTGAAGACGGTGAAGGAGCTGACTGACCGCGGCATCACGCTGGTGTCGGTGACCGACGGCATCGACTCCTCGACCGCCGCCGGGCGCATGATGATCGGGGTACTCGGGTCGCTGGCTGAGTACGAACGGGAGCTGACGAAAGAGCGCACCGCATTGAAGCGGGCCGCATCACGGGCCAACGGTACGAAATTCGGGCGACCTCGCAAGGTCGACGACGCCGAGCACATCACCACGGCCAAGCGGATGAAGGCCGACGGTCATACAGGCAAGGACATAGCCAAGTACTTGGGTGTCAGTCGAGCGACGTTGTATCGCTACCTTGCCGGAGCCAGCGCTGCCTGA
- a CDS encoding serine/threonine-protein kinase PknH/PknJ, with the protein MSLAIGETFAGYKILRLLGSGGMGEVYLVQHPRLPRQEALKILRPDLSIDASFRERFIREADLSSGLRHANIVGVHDRGDYEGQLWIAMDYIDGNDAGHLLNQKYPGGMPVDLALPIITAVASALDYAHKQGLLHRDVKPANIIIANPDGEEASVFIADFGIARPLEDISGITTTNMTVGTVAYSAPEQLMGEPMDGRADQYALAATTYHLLTGSQLFPNSNPAVVISRHLNSPAPALADLRPELASLDPVLAIGLGKNRDDRFATCADFARTLVEQSRHGAPAPAAPTAQALVQRPAHGKPRRALTAPVVPIVRRGVVRRWLLPLGALVLVATIGVIVWHPWDSRRDESTTDSGAGSATTAPADNPTSSAVTPGRPTMPASAVATVLLTAPEISNVLSGIEVSGDPGNTYSAILKLDGSSYGPSDHAREVDPPTCASVVFTGDQSAYGNTKVEAMKTESFSPGPNAVGNEGPWQLQQTTAVFPSAESANSFLVDQQRQWATCSTPANPPSPNFPDIDVSVVFGYENGRSFILGNVERIEDMIVISMASNDPLWGAHACQQVLGVRDNVVAEARTCQVPPNATSIGGLEPADPDWALPDAQHLVAAMLDKIT; encoded by the coding sequence ATGTCGCTCGCGATTGGCGAGACCTTCGCCGGGTACAAGATCCTGCGGCTGCTCGGCTCGGGCGGCATGGGAGAGGTGTATCTCGTACAGCATCCCCGTCTGCCTCGCCAGGAGGCACTGAAGATCCTTCGGCCAGACCTGTCCATTGACGCTTCGTTCCGGGAACGGTTCATCCGCGAAGCCGACCTGTCGTCGGGTTTGCGGCACGCCAACATCGTCGGCGTCCACGACCGAGGCGACTACGAAGGCCAGTTGTGGATCGCGATGGACTACATCGACGGTAACGACGCGGGCCACCTGCTGAACCAGAAGTATCCGGGGGGCATGCCCGTCGACCTCGCTCTCCCGATCATCACGGCGGTCGCCAGCGCGTTGGACTACGCCCACAAGCAGGGGCTGCTCCACCGGGACGTCAAACCGGCCAACATCATCATCGCCAACCCCGACGGTGAAGAAGCCAGCGTATTCATCGCGGATTTCGGTATTGCGAGACCGCTGGAAGACATCAGCGGTATCACCACCACAAACATGACGGTCGGAACGGTCGCCTACTCGGCTCCCGAGCAGCTCATGGGTGAGCCGATGGACGGGCGAGCAGACCAGTACGCGCTCGCTGCCACGACTTACCACTTGTTGACCGGATCGCAGCTCTTTCCCAACTCCAACCCGGCAGTTGTTATCAGCCGCCATCTCAACTCGCCAGCGCCTGCCCTCGCCGACTTACGACCTGAACTCGCCTCGCTTGACCCGGTGCTCGCCATCGGCCTAGGCAAGAATCGCGACGATAGGTTCGCCACTTGCGCGGATTTCGCCCGAACACTCGTGGAGCAGAGCCGCCACGGTGCGCCCGCACCGGCGGCACCCACAGCGCAAGCGCTCGTGCAGCGTCCGGCTCATGGAAAACCTCGGCGTGCGCTGACTGCTCCTGTTGTTCCAATCGTTCGCCGCGGCGTGGTTCGGCGATGGTTGTTACCGTTGGGGGCCTTGGTTCTAGTTGCCACTATCGGGGTCATCGTCTGGCACCCGTGGGACAGCCGCCGCGACGAATCGACAACCGACTCTGGCGCAGGATCGGCGACTACCGCTCCGGCGGACAATCCAACCAGTTCTGCTGTCACCCCGGGGCGGCCTACTATGCCAGCCTCTGCCGTCGCCACCGTCTTGCTCACCGCCCCTGAGATCAGCAACGTTCTGAGTGGAATTGAGGTCAGTGGTGACCCCGGTAATACATACTCGGCCATTCTTAAGTTGGACGGTTCGTCCTACGGTCCGTCGGATCATGCCCGGGAGGTAGATCCACCCACGTGCGCCAGTGTCGTCTTTACTGGGGACCAGTCTGCGTATGGCAATACCAAAGTTGAGGCGATGAAGACTGAGTCTTTTTCACCCGGCCCCAATGCGGTTGGTAATGAAGGGCCTTGGCAACTCCAGCAGACAACGGCAGTCTTTCCCTCGGCGGAATCTGCGAACAGCTTTCTGGTCGACCAACAACGACAGTGGGCTACATGCAGTACACCGGCAAACCCGCCTTCCCCGAACTTTCCCGATATTGATGTCAGCGTGGTTTTTGGGTACGAGAACGGACGCAGCTTCATTCTGGGGAACGTGGAGCGCATCGAGGACATGATCGTCATCTCGATGGCCTCTAATGATCCACTTTGGGGGGCGCATGCATGTCAACAGGTACTTGGAGTCCGGGACAACGTTGTGGCCGAGGCGCGCACCTGTCAGGTTCCACCGAACGCCACATCAATCGGTGGTCTGGAGCCCGCTGACCCGGATTGGGCACTGCCTGACGCGCAACACCTGGTAGCTGCGATGCTCGACAAGATCACCTGA
- a CDS encoding WGxxGxxG family protein, protein MKKPLVVGATTLTLLFGGAGVATAATLDAPAPTTTTTTVAQQQMQDDDNGDNGLWGLLGLLGLAGLIGLKRRKDADYPATRGGGTVTNPPRA, encoded by the coding sequence ATGAAGAAGCCTTTAGTCGTCGGAGCCACCACGCTGACCCTGCTGTTCGGCGGAGCCGGCGTCGCGACCGCGGCGACGCTGGACGCGCCCGCGCCCACGACGACCACCACCACGGTGGCGCAGCAGCAAATGCAGGACGACGACAACGGCGACAACGGCCTGTGGGGACTGCTGGGTCTGCTTGGTCTGGCAGGTCTGATCGGCCTCAAGCGCCGCAAGGATGCCGACTATCCCGCGACCCGCGGCGGCGGCACGGTCACGAACCCGCCGCGCGCATAG
- a CDS encoding zinc-ribbon domain-containing protein, whose amino-acid sequence MPRSVPKPGRSLADLFPAQAAELHPHRNGALTAGDVSPGNNSKVWWQCARCGSEWPAVINNRTAKYSINCVACNRGRKQRIQQQATEAPEDSITNLAPALAKEWHPDKNDLLTPASTPVHWDQNIWWVCAQCGHEWPLPPRFRIASTDRGCPKCAESAEPPRAERPPPQDSLKHLNPAVTQQWHPTRNRGWSPASFAPDSDAEVWWLCQNPDCTHEWLAPISTRTTGKRRGCPVCQRPQSEIPLPGTSFADFHPDVVAEWHPTLNGRLDPYTVKPKSQKKVWWLCSSCGEVWPATVANRTAARTQCARCSYEDRIALRDRPQPGRSFAELFPELMPEWHPTLNDRRPGDITPGSDFRAWWICARGHVWSAHVYARTGTDKTGCPDCRDLPADGFSVADVRPDLADQWHPTLNEGRQPHEFSTGSGFLASWRCSFGHVWKARIVNRASPNGSGCPHCRIRGTSQQQIRLAHELEAIGCPVIHNHERIPVPGRSPVNADIVIPDCRVVIEFDGSHYHRGEEAAARDTRQTRALEAAGWQVIRVRPAPLEPLGGNDVTVRDGRDTKAVTTAVLLQLRALGCAPAHSDDYLSDPNLWAVARADADIHARLSRSLSTLFPEIAAEWHPTRNGDRRPELTSPGSRDKAWWSCSSCGHKWQTTPKKRTGEGSGCPECARARRAATHRTPKPGRSVAELKPDLLKIFHPTKNGDISLWDLNYGTTVELCWICPRCGHEWSTRTPRNTGCRRCGAKRRRSKQRPK is encoded by the coding sequence GTGCCGCGCAGTGTTCCGAAACCTGGCCGTTCGCTGGCGGACTTGTTTCCGGCGCAGGCTGCGGAATTGCACCCGCACCGCAACGGCGCTCTGACGGCGGGCGACGTTTCACCCGGCAACAACAGCAAGGTCTGGTGGCAGTGCGCGCGATGCGGCTCGGAGTGGCCAGCGGTAATCAACAACCGGACAGCGAAGTACTCGATCAACTGTGTGGCGTGCAATCGCGGCCGCAAGCAGCGCATCCAACAGCAAGCAACAGAAGCGCCAGAGGACTCAATCACCAACCTGGCACCGGCCCTTGCCAAAGAGTGGCACCCCGACAAGAACGACCTCCTCACTCCCGCATCGACTCCCGTCCACTGGGACCAGAACATCTGGTGGGTATGCGCACAATGCGGCCACGAGTGGCCCCTTCCGCCACGGTTTCGCATTGCCTCGACGGACCGAGGATGTCCGAAATGCGCGGAATCCGCTGAGCCTCCACGCGCAGAGCGCCCGCCGCCCCAGGACTCGCTGAAGCACCTGAACCCCGCAGTCACCCAGCAGTGGCATCCCACCCGCAACCGGGGATGGAGTCCTGCATCATTTGCCCCTGACTCCGACGCCGAGGTGTGGTGGTTGTGTCAGAACCCGGACTGCACACACGAATGGTTGGCACCAATCAGCACCAGGACGACCGGTAAGCGTCGAGGTTGCCCGGTATGTCAGCGTCCGCAGTCAGAGATCCCGCTTCCCGGCACATCTTTCGCAGACTTCCACCCCGATGTCGTCGCAGAATGGCATCCCACGTTGAATGGGCGCTTGGACCCATACACGGTGAAACCGAAGTCGCAGAAGAAAGTTTGGTGGCTGTGCTCATCGTGCGGCGAGGTGTGGCCAGCCACGGTGGCGAATCGGACTGCAGCAAGGACACAATGCGCCCGCTGTAGCTATGAAGACCGAATCGCCCTGCGCGATCGACCCCAACCCGGGAGGTCATTCGCCGAACTTTTTCCGGAGCTGATGCCCGAATGGCATCCCACCCTCAACGACCGTCGGCCCGGGGACATTACGCCGGGCAGCGACTTCCGGGCATGGTGGATCTGCGCACGCGGACATGTGTGGTCTGCGCACGTCTACGCCAGGACAGGTACCGACAAAACGGGATGCCCGGATTGCCGCGACCTGCCAGCCGACGGATTCTCCGTTGCCGACGTGCGGCCGGACCTCGCCGATCAGTGGCATCCCACCCTCAACGAAGGACGGCAACCACATGAGTTCTCAACGGGAAGCGGGTTCCTCGCATCGTGGCGGTGCTCCTTTGGCCACGTGTGGAAGGCCCGCATCGTCAATAGGGCGTCACCCAATGGCAGTGGATGCCCCCACTGTCGTATCCGGGGAACATCACAGCAACAGATCCGACTTGCCCATGAACTGGAGGCGATCGGATGTCCCGTCATTCACAATCACGAGCGCATACCAGTCCCCGGGCGAAGTCCCGTGAACGCCGACATCGTCATTCCCGATTGCCGCGTCGTGATCGAGTTCGATGGTTCGCATTACCATCGCGGCGAAGAGGCTGCGGCCCGCGACACCCGTCAGACGCGCGCACTCGAGGCCGCGGGATGGCAAGTGATCCGAGTCCGTCCTGCGCCGCTGGAACCACTCGGCGGTAATGATGTCACGGTGAGGGACGGACGCGATACAAAAGCAGTTACAACCGCTGTGTTGCTACAGCTTAGAGCTCTCGGATGCGCACCGGCCCACTCCGACGACTACCTCTCCGACCCCAACTTGTGGGCAGTCGCGAGAGCTGACGCAGACATCCACGCTCGGCTTTCCCGCAGCCTCTCAACTCTGTTCCCCGAGATCGCCGCGGAGTGGCACCCCACCCGTAATGGCGACCGCCGACCCGAGTTGACGAGCCCAGGATCGCGTGACAAAGCCTGGTGGAGTTGCTCATCCTGCGGACACAAGTGGCAGACGACACCTAAGAAGCGCACCGGTGAGGGCAGCGGCTGCCCCGAATGCGCGCGAGCTCGACGAGCTGCCACTCACAGGACGCCCAAGCCCGGGCGGTCAGTGGCTGAACTGAAACCGGACTTGCTCAAGATCTTCCACCCAACCAAGAACGGGGATATTTCCCTTTGGGATCTCAACTACGGCACCACCGTTGAGCTCTGCTGGATCTGCCCTCGATGCGGGCATGAATGGTCAACGCGCACACCACGGAACACGGGATGTCGACGGTGCGGTGCAAAGCGTCGACGCTCAAAGCAGCGGCCGAAATAG
- a CDS encoding DUF4238 domain-containing protein encodes MGGVAKLHHTVPRFYLRGFADDDDWMITVRLPGDKRYPSRVKKTAAINHFYSIDGHPDGADVFERSLSDLEGFAAEVIQAVIDGVWPLSEAQRAKLGLFMAVQFLRGPDHRRSLEYLAAQMTRLEVQVTGRDNIKQWVQKQYGVEVDDDEAEVLWQQATQPGGLPITLTPFGHIEQIITGAVDHVRYFISRPWKLVRFHRRSLITCDSPVSLVPAADSEPWQGVGLATAWGITFPLTRQLGLIMSDVKPMIEFDYPVQRVRAGGLDSVESGTVKMEKFINASTVRSASEYVYHHPEDEGFLPCPLPEPTLSNIVGPEQLWPESQ; translated from the coding sequence TTGGGTGGGGTAGCGAAGCTGCACCATACGGTTCCGCGGTTCTATCTGCGAGGGTTCGCAGATGACGATGACTGGATGATCACCGTGCGGTTGCCGGGTGACAAGCGGTACCCGTCGCGCGTCAAGAAGACCGCGGCCATTAACCACTTCTATTCCATTGACGGGCACCCCGATGGTGCCGATGTCTTTGAGCGGAGCCTGTCAGACCTGGAAGGTTTCGCCGCAGAGGTCATTCAAGCAGTCATCGATGGCGTATGGCCGCTCTCGGAAGCGCAGCGTGCCAAGTTGGGGCTGTTTATGGCGGTTCAATTCCTGCGTGGACCTGACCATCGCCGCTCCCTGGAATACCTCGCCGCTCAGATGACACGTCTCGAAGTCCAGGTCACCGGTCGCGACAACATCAAACAATGGGTCCAGAAGCAGTATGGGGTTGAAGTGGACGACGATGAAGCTGAGGTGTTGTGGCAGCAGGCGACTCAGCCAGGTGGACTGCCGATCACCTTGACACCATTTGGGCATATCGAGCAGATAATTACCGGCGCTGTTGACCACGTGAGGTACTTCATCTCCCGTCCGTGGAAGCTGGTTCGGTTCCACCGTCGTTCCCTGATCACCTGTGATTCGCCGGTCAGTCTGGTGCCAGCCGCGGACAGCGAGCCGTGGCAAGGGGTCGGATTGGCGACGGCTTGGGGCATCACGTTCCCGCTGACTCGGCAATTGGGTCTGATCATGAGCGACGTCAAGCCGATGATCGAGTTCGACTATCCAGTGCAAAGAGTTCGTGCGGGCGGTCTGGATTCAGTCGAGTCTGGGACGGTCAAGATGGAGAAGTTCATCAACGCGAGCACGGTCCGCTCGGCCAGCGAGTACGTCTATCACCATCCCGAGGACGAGGGATTCCTGCCCTGCCCGCTGCCCGAACCGACACTGAGCAACATCGTTGGGCCGGAGCAGCTCTGGCCGGAATCTCAGTAG
- a CDS encoding Fic family protein produces MASVGRSTALSYETLTWDAPVEAGYGLADLRAAQRQAGKYEAAIPASIAKLAVALPAAVLADAEEASNEITRFDAELGDEIAPFSAVLLRTESAASSNIENLTASARAIAEAEALGDTSRRNAAEIVSNTEAMKAAIALADQIDENAILAMHSALMRDSNPATAGQWRAEPVWIGGGNFGPRGADYIAPHHSRVPDTIADLLAFARRADVPALPQIAIAHAQFETIHPFTDGNGRTGRALIQAMLHHKRLTRQITVPVSAGLLTNTDAYFDALSAYRQGDPAPIVERLSEASLLAVANGRQLVADLRSIREEWDSRITARRDSAVHRVADLLIKHPVVNAQSLQRELAIRTENARRYIDPLANAGIIVEITDRARNRAWRAPEVLSALDAFAVRAGRRAHPS; encoded by the coding sequence GTGGCATCAGTTGGTAGGAGCACCGCACTGTCGTACGAAACGCTGACGTGGGATGCGCCCGTTGAGGCAGGCTACGGACTCGCAGACCTGCGCGCGGCGCAGCGCCAGGCGGGCAAGTATGAAGCAGCAATCCCCGCCTCCATCGCGAAACTGGCGGTCGCGCTCCCCGCCGCAGTCCTCGCCGACGCCGAGGAAGCGAGCAATGAGATCACCCGATTCGATGCTGAGCTTGGTGACGAGATTGCACCGTTCTCAGCGGTCTTGCTGCGTACCGAATCAGCAGCAAGCTCCAACATCGAGAACTTAACCGCATCGGCGCGCGCCATCGCCGAAGCCGAAGCCCTCGGCGACACCAGCCGGCGCAACGCTGCCGAGATCGTGTCCAACACCGAAGCTATGAAGGCAGCCATTGCTCTGGCCGACCAGATCGACGAGAACGCGATCCTCGCCATGCACTCGGCGTTGATGCGTGACAGCAACCCGGCGACGGCCGGACAGTGGCGCGCTGAACCAGTCTGGATCGGCGGCGGAAACTTCGGTCCCCGGGGCGCCGACTACATCGCTCCTCATCACTCGCGCGTCCCCGACACGATTGCCGATCTACTCGCGTTCGCCCGCCGCGCCGATGTGCCCGCACTTCCCCAGATCGCGATAGCGCACGCTCAGTTTGAGACCATCCACCCGTTCACCGACGGCAACGGACGCACCGGACGAGCGCTGATCCAAGCGATGCTGCACCACAAGCGGCTTACCCGCCAGATCACCGTCCCCGTCTCGGCCGGCCTCCTCACCAACACCGACGCGTACTTCGACGCGCTCAGCGCTTACCGCCAGGGCGATCCAGCCCCGATCGTCGAGCGTCTTTCGGAAGCATCGCTGCTCGCCGTCGCCAACGGCCGTCAACTCGTCGCCGACCTCAGGTCGATTCGCGAAGAGTGGGACTCAAGGATCACTGCCCGCCGCGACTCGGCTGTTCATCGCGTCGCCGACCTACTTATCAAGCACCCGGTGGTCAACGCGCAGTCGCTCCAGCGCGAACTCGCCATCAGGACTGAAAACGCCCGTCGATACATCGACCCGCTGGCAAATGCCGGGATCATTGTCGAAATCACTGACCGCGCACGCAACCGAGCCTGGCGCGCGCCCGAGGTCCTGAGCGCGCTCGATGCCTTCGCAGTGCGCGCCGGGCGGCGGGCGCACCCGAGCTAG
- a CDS encoding DUF2510 domain-containing protein, with protein MTSPPPPPRPAPGWYPDPAGGGGQRYFDGTNWGPTTPVATVPPPQKKPMGCFKTVAGVIGVIFLIGIIGNACDDDKKDSSSSSSSSRSTTASRSPSATAAPTPTGPTKPDASFTTAPGPDGEQVTAAFAIGDNFTEGLIKDGARFKTIDILEYAKAMYPNASQVTVKGSFPMKDAYGNTSTDVVLNVTYLRSTLDQINFEGVDKDMIWELRDSGFVHPEFQP; from the coding sequence ATGACCTCTCCACCACCGCCACCACGACCAGCACCTGGCTGGTATCCCGATCCGGCAGGCGGCGGCGGGCAGCGATACTTCGATGGGACCAACTGGGGTCCCACGACACCAGTAGCGACCGTACCGCCCCCGCAGAAGAAGCCTATGGGTTGCTTCAAGACCGTCGCGGGCGTCATCGGAGTCATCTTTCTGATCGGGATCATTGGCAACGCCTGCGATGACGATAAAAAGGACTCCAGCTCCAGCAGTTCTTCATCTCGCTCCACTACTGCGTCGCGCAGTCCGTCGGCCACCGCTGCACCTACACCGACTGGCCCCACGAAGCCAGACGCGAGTTTCACCACCGCTCCAGGCCCGGACGGTGAACAGGTGACTGCCGCCTTCGCCATCGGTGACAACTTCACCGAGGGGCTGATCAAGGACGGGGCCCGGTTCAAAACCATCGACATTCTCGAATACGCAAAGGCGATGTATCCCAACGCTTCTCAGGTGACCGTCAAGGGTAGCTTCCCGATGAAGGACGCTTACGGCAACACCTCGACCGACGTCGTCTTGAACGTCACTTATCTGCGATCAACGCTGGACCAGATCAACTTCGAGGGTGTGGATAAGGACATGATCTGGGAACTGCGGGACTCCGGCTTCGTTCATCCAGAATTTCAACCCTGA